CAAAAATGCATGCActgttaaaaaatgattttactaagttgtaaaaaaaaaaataaagtatttgacTGTTTTACAAGacattttcatgtcatttcaCACTTCACCTTGTCATTTTTTGTagttgtttgtgaaatttaatagCTATTTTTGAGTGAAAACTCTTTCTACACAATTCTTTAGAGAGTCAAagcatgtttaaatattttagtgaGTCTACTTCCTCAAGTAAAATgtctcatgtgtttgtgtgtgtagagtATGACTTGGAGGGGTACCTTGGTCTTTCTCAGAAGATTTGCTCCTCTGATGAGGTCATCAGGACAGGAAAGGGTGTATGCAGTGGATACTCAGGCCTCTGTGTGGAAATGTGCAGGTAAATGGCGACaagtttataaatacacacatcatGCCAGTAGAATGCAGCTCTGAACTTTCTCTATTTCTCTAGGGAGGTGGGCATTGTGTGTGTGGAGGTGAGCGGGTACAGCAAAGGCGTTGGATACCAGGCCGGGCACAGTTTAGCTGGGAAGCCTTCCGATCATGAGTGGAATGCTGTCTTCGTGGGGGGTCAGTGGTGGCTGCTCGACGCTTGCTGGGGCGCTGGCACTGTGGATATGAAAAGCAAAACATTTGTGAAGAGGTCAGGCTCCTCAGAAGTGTCAGTTATTCATatcatacagtacacacatactGCAGACTACAGTATATGCAGACAAATCATGAGTAGTTTTTACATACTACAACAATATTTTCTACAGCATGCAagagttaaaataaattaattcatgcaTTGTAGAGAAtagtttgtatttgtatttaattgattCTAATGTAACTGACTGGATATGTATCTGTTGAATACATCATTTagcataatttaataaattaaatttattagcCAGTGAGCAATTACACTACTAATATCCAAGAATGAAAGAGTTGTGGAAAAACTGATTAAGACAGCAAATGAAGACAACCGCCAAAGAAGCATTGTGAATGAGTCAACTCAGTTTCCCTACActattatttatgaatatttagcAATAAACTGAAAATGCATTCTCACTTCTAAATCACGACTATACATCTATATTTATATTGTGCTATCACGTTTCATTTGGTTACatcatttgcaatgcttcatgggattaTAGTTCATTCAAAATCAAAGTATGTTATGCAATTCATCTCGGATCTGGTTGGTTTGGTTTAGCAGATGCAAATGTACAGTCTTCAGGGAAATTGGAACTCACAGTGCaatctttgaaaatgaaaaaacagTGTATTATTCCACACTAAAGAGTGGGAAAATAAGTAACGATGGCTGTGTGTTTCAGGTATGACGACTTTTATTTTCTTACTGAACCTAGTGAGTTCATAAACTCACATTTCCCTGATGACCAGACCTGGCAACTGCTAACCACTCCCATCTCTATGGAAGATTTTGAATCAAGACCCTTGAAGACCTCAGCATTTTATCACTTTGGATTGACCCTTTCACAACCCAAACAGTACAACACCATAACAGGTATACGTACACACACGAAACATCCACTACCGACACAACTACACATATGCAAAACGGAATAATGCACAGACTCAAAATGGAAGATTAGTGAAGCACACATAATGTCTACCACATTGTAATTAGATAATAGGCGGCTGCTGGCATCAGCTCGTGGTGAGAAGCTCTGAGAAAACAGATTAGACCGTATGCTGCACAGATTAGACTGTCTCAtgagaaaaaagttattgtaaCTAAAACTTCCTGAATACTGTCTTTAGCATGCACTGCAGCAAATAAAGGCAAGAGTATTAAGTTAGTGTAAACATTAGTGGAACCACGAAGAAAGCTTGACAAAGCCTCTACTGGTACACGGGCACTGAatagatgcacacacactgaagctaAATGTGGTGTCACTCCTGAAAATAGAAGGTCTTGAGATGAGTTTTTATatctaaactttttttaaacaaacactcaTACAAGAGATGCAGTATAAAGCAGCAAAACGTCTCACGAACACTTCGGTCTAATATGCATGCattgaaaaacaatgaaaagtaTTGCAGTGCAATGCAGTTACAACCCACTAGGGTTTCTCAGCCCCCCTGGAAAATATATTAGCTTGGGCCTCCAGTAATTACGTCCAGAGATGGGCAGTACAGATTGCTTTCCCATCCCATTGGGAGAAATCATGATCATGTCCGGCCACTTTTCTGTACTCATTTTTAGGGCATTTGGCTGTGTAACTGTTGACAGATGAGAAAGAGCTAATATTGATTTAGCACCCTCCAAAAGTGCTCAGAATTCCTGCCACGCTcaaatgcattctgattggctaaacaAAGAATCTGACAGCAGCCTATGGCTATGTTTTATTTTACCATTAATAAAGAGTCATGCAGTCACAAAGATCGACAAAATATCCCAGTTGTATCAGTAATACCTTAAAGCAAGTAGGATCAGGCCACTTCAGTCCCTGTTCCCTTTCTACTTTACATAACCAATTTCTATCGAGGGCCCCCCTCCCCAGAACACAATTTCGCAATTAAaaaatgattattgttattactatgtCAACCATTGTAAATTCAGGAGTGATTCTCCATGCATACATATATCAGAGCCACAGAAGACTTActtttgtttttgatggtaatgtgccaccaaataaacataaaacaagagaggggcggggtgagcaagagctcattatcatttaaagtgaCATGCACCAAAACGGCTCACTGTAAACAGAGCtgttttttacagtatacattttttttttttgtggaacttgtggaaaatgggcatcccaTGTCCCCTTTTAGGATTTTACTTCATTTACATGTTGTCACTTCCATACTTTTCCAATGTgaaaattacacaatattactgtaacaTTTTGCAAAAGTGTCAAAATTTGTTTCCGACAGATGACGGGGAAGCAAATGTGTCTGTGAGCTCCTCCAGACCGTTGACCTTTTCGTATGAGATGAGGCAGCGGGATCCCCAGACAGGAGCTCTAAAGCAGGAGGAGGTTGACAGCTCCTGTGGTCTCCTGTCAGTGACTCGTCAAGGAATGAAGTTGCGATTACTGCCCCCAGAGCCTGGGGCCTATGAGGTGAAACTGTTCGCCCGGCGAGAGGGTGAATCTGGTGCTCTGCGGTGGATTTGCTCTCTTGAACTGGAGTGCCCGAGTATCCAGAAGAGGCAGGCCCTGCCTGATAACCCATACCTGAACTGGGGCATAGCAGCAGGGGCATCAGCACTAGGTGTCAAGGGTTGCAATTTCACTGGGGAAGAGGCCGTGGAGGTGGATGAAGGTGGCGAGTGCAAGGTGATCCTACACACATCACGACCTCTGATGATGGTGTGCGAGCTCATGCACCATGAGCTCGAAGTCAACACAGCCAAGCGCTGCCTTGCTTCGCAGATCACAGCAGAGCAGCTGGTGTGTAACGTCATGTGCCCATACAAAGGATTTTACCGGCTGTCTATATTTGTGCAGGATTACGACAGTGGAAGTGGGACTTTTCAAAATGCTGGGAACTACCTGCTGCACTGTCAAAGCCCAGGGTTGAACCCAAACGCTCTGTATCCTCCAGACTTGGGCCTGTGGTGTGGTCCCGGGTTGCGTACCCAAGAATCAGGACTGTCCCATTTCAGCCACACAGGGGcaatagtgaacacacaccagggcCGGTGCAACATTACCTTCCAAAGCGCTTCGCCAGAGCTGCAAATACATGCGGTGCTCTGTGCTGAGCTGCATGAGCAGGCTCATTTTCCTCTCTCCCGATATGTACTCTTGACATTTACAGATACTAAAGTAACCGTAAGTGTGTGTATGCCCAGAGCGGGAATCTATCGTCTTGGTATTTATGgacgcaaaccccctcagcaggACTACATGTCACTGTGTGATTTTATAATCAGGAGTGTGTGTGACAAGCCCGGAGATCCGTTTCCATGTGTGTATTCAGCGTGGGGAAGAGGGTGTGTGCTGCTGGAGCCCCGCACAGGTGTGCTGGCCCCACAAAGTTCAGTGAGTTTTCGAGTGCGGGTACCAGGTGCGCAAAGAGTGTGTGTGGTGGGAGAGAAGCGAACCGATCTGAAGATGAATAAGAGCAGAGTTTGGGAAGGTGAGGCTGTCACTGGAAATGCCACACAACTCAAGCTTGCTGCTGTCACTAAAGAAAGCAATGACATGCATGTTCTCATGACCTTTGATGTCCTTAACCTGAAGAATGAACTGTGAACAGAACAGACTGTTGTCTAGAGGACAAAAGGGCTATGATCACGCTGCAGCTCAATGTGGtccaacagattttttttcaatcaaaacatttttttgatgaTAGTGTGAACCTGGAAGATCTGGTTATacttcatatttagatataaatccgaataaataaatctgttgtttaccaaaactgaaaaaaagaagacatgAAAACATTTACAACAAGATAAATAAGATAAACTtgtcaaaaataatgtaaaaatgtaattagttttatgccgaaacaatatatatatatatataaagaacatcttaatttgataaaatatttatatcaacAAGCCTTATTATAGCTGGCATTTTAGAGCAGTTTATTCTTTTattcaaaagatcttaaaaaaaaaaaaaataataaaaaaaaaataataataacaataataatatatatatatatatatatatatatatgtgtgtgtgtgtgtgtgtgtgtgtgtgtgtgtgtgtgtgtgtgtgtccttacattttaaaatatcttgaaatacagaaaaagttttgtaataatattcatatttacatgaatattcacaatattaatgtttttactttattttttgatcaaatgcacccatggtgagcataagagacttctgc
The Carassius auratus strain Wakin chromosome 38, ASM336829v1, whole genome shotgun sequence genome window above contains:
- the LOC113057059 gene encoding kyphoscoliosis peptidase-like; its protein translation is MYRPLQQKSKHYINLLLPTILELTEGMSFTPAKAQTDQQPITTENGERGRQPEETVTDLNSDSHQQNFDFKIEKDVIKYKLQNVPDSQQTSMKDENSTNVCLTIKSHRGGSPSVEQNDPKPLSIIPIQENVVSHKVLLENYEEKLCEEQRPSTKRQLSAESAAKSVSVRKRSTVKKSQEEIVKPLSAASPGTQSGRPYLPAVSTSQRKPRKLLFSSRDVFNKVDTFSIQKGRELREQEVFDAQKIARAVTEGGRNDVEKLRAIWIWLCQNIEYDLEGYLGLSQKICSSDEVIRTGKGVCSGYSGLCVEMCREVGIVCVEVSGYSKGVGYQAGHSLAGKPSDHEWNAVFVGGQWWLLDACWGAGTVDMKSKTFVKRYDDFYFLTEPSEFINSHFPDDQTWQLLTTPISMEDFESRPLKTSAFYHFGLTLSQPKQYNTITDDGEANVSVSSSRPLTFSYEMRQRDPQTGALKQEEVDSSCGLLSVTRQGMKLRLLPPEPGAYEVKLFARREGESGALRWICSLELECPSIQKRQALPDNPYLNWGIAAGASALGVKGCNFTGEEAVEVDEGGECKVILHTSRPLMMVCELMHHELEVNTAKRCLASQITAEQLVCNVMCPYKGFYRLSIFVQDYDSGSGTFQNAGNYLLHCQSPGLNPNALYPPDLGLWCGPGLRTQESGLSHFSHTGAIVNTHQGRCNITFQSASPELQIHAVLCAELHEQAHFPLSRYVLLTFTDTKVTVSVCMPRAGIYRLGIYGRKPPQQDYMSLCDFIIRSVCDKPGDPFPCVYSAWGRGCVLLEPRTGVLAPQSSVSFRVRVPGAQRVCVVGEKRTDLKMNKSRVWEGEAVTGNATQLKLAAVTKESNDMHVLMTFDVLNLKNEL